The following are from one region of the Paenibacillus bovis genome:
- a CDS encoding RHS repeat domain-containing protein: protein MIQNYLRKIAIVLFSVSILFSAVLTASAASTRVYEYDVNGRLITTYTATQKVTYIYDKNGNLLNKKVEKGNYTANLHAANKK from the coding sequence ATGATTCAAAATTATCTTCGGAAAATTGCAATAGTTTTATTTTCGGTAAGTATCTTATTCTCTGCTGTACTTACGGCATCTGCTGCATCTACCAGAGTATATGAATATGATGTTAATGGCAGATTAATAACTACCTACACAGCAACTCAGAAAGTTACATACATCTATGATAAGAACGGTAATCTGCTGAATAAAAAAGTAGAAAAAGGGAATTACACTGCTAATTTACATGCAGCCAACAAAAAATAA
- a CDS encoding sugar-binding transcriptional regulator has protein sequence MDHEKQRLSIETARLYYLSDYSQQEIASRLGVSRPTVSRLLQYAKEKGYVRINIVDPLEDLDELAEQLKRKYKLDTVHVCYSPVNEYKEIQKHISKRAADYLHEIVQDSDIIGVTWGTTMYSVARQLEQKQVRGVEVVQLKGGVSHSHVNTYAAETVNLFAEAYHTSARYLPLPVIFDNIEVKRMVEEDRHIQRIIELGRQANIAMFTVGTVKEDALLFRLGYFNKEEQQLLQRTGVGDICSRFFDKDGNICSPAINDRTVGIDLPDLRKKEKSILVTGGQRKIEAIEAALVGKYANILVTDQFTAQALLNET, from the coding sequence ATGGATCATGAGAAACAGCGGCTCAGCATCGAGACCGCCCGGTTATACTACTTATCTGATTACAGCCAGCAGGAGATAGCGTCACGACTCGGCGTGTCCCGTCCAACGGTATCCCGCCTGCTGCAGTATGCCAAGGAAAAAGGTTATGTGAGGATCAATATTGTCGATCCGCTGGAAGATCTGGATGAGCTCGCCGAGCAGCTCAAACGCAAGTACAAGCTGGATACCGTGCATGTATGCTATTCTCCGGTTAACGAATACAAGGAGATTCAAAAGCATATCAGCAAGCGGGCAGCAGATTATTTGCATGAGATTGTACAGGATTCGGATATTATAGGCGTAACCTGGGGAACGACCATGTACTCGGTCGCCCGTCAGCTGGAGCAGAAGCAGGTACGCGGGGTAGAGGTCGTTCAGCTCAAGGGTGGAGTTAGTCATTCTCACGTGAATACGTATGCAGCCGAGACGGTGAATCTGTTCGCCGAAGCGTATCATACGAGCGCACGCTATCTGCCTTTGCCTGTTATTTTCGATAATATTGAAGTCAAACGCATGGTCGAGGAAGATCGCCATATCCAGCGTATTATCGAACTGGGCCGACAGGCGAATATCGCCATGTTCACAGTCGGTACGGTCAAAGAAGATGCGCTGCTGTTCCGGCTGGGCTATTTTAACAAGGAAGAACAGCAGCTGCTGCAGCGTACTGGTGTAGGCGATATCTGCTCCCGTTTCTTCGACAAGGATGGCAATATCTGCAGCCCGGCGATCAATGACCGGACGGTAGGGATTGATCTGCCCGATCTGCGTAAAAAAGAAAAATCGATCCTCGTGACCGGTGGTCAGCGCAAGATCGAAGCGATTGAAGCGGCACTGGTAGGCAAGTATGCGAATATTCTGGTTACTGACCAGTTTACTGCCCAGGCGCTGCTGAACGAGACATAG
- a CDS encoding MFS transporter: MNQEQQAYPNGDKLMRVLAFTLVFSVMNASMFNVVMPIISQEFHIGASEVSWLLTAYMIVYAVGSVTYGKLADKYRLKDLLTFGLIFFALGSIVGLTATHFWMMILGRVLQAAGAAVIPATAMIVPVRYFPQEKRGAALGMTAVGLALGTAIAPIVAGLVTSFASWRFLFLLSILPLIALPFFRKYLDDARGTAQKIDFLGGGLLGGTVALLLLSISQSNWISLVIGIILLVLFIIRIRTAKEPFIQPKLFRNRQYSFSLFIAFLATGMSFGLPFLTPQFLSSLNGLSPAIIGLIMFPAAICSAILGRQGGKLADRKGNSYLVYIATTLIFICFVTLSIMVGISPYVVLFLLIFGNVGQTFMQIAMSNTISRTLTKDQVGVGMGMFSLLNFIAGAMATSIIGKVIDTDAQGFHLNPAALFSEAYTFSNIFSGLALLVVVVIVLYTVQSRWTAGQAK; the protein is encoded by the coding sequence ATGAATCAGGAACAACAAGCCTATCCAAACGGCGATAAATTGATGCGGGTGCTCGCTTTTACGCTGGTATTCTCCGTCATGAATGCCTCCATGTTCAATGTAGTGATGCCGATCATCAGCCAGGAGTTCCATATCGGCGCATCCGAGGTTAGCTGGCTGCTGACCGCGTATATGATCGTCTATGCTGTCGGCTCTGTCACCTATGGCAAGCTGGCGGATAAATATCGTCTCAAGGATCTGCTGACATTCGGTCTGATCTTCTTCGCACTCGGTTCAATCGTCGGTCTGACCGCTACTCATTTCTGGATGATGATTCTGGGTCGCGTGCTTCAGGCAGCAGGAGCAGCTGTTATTCCGGCTACAGCGATGATTGTGCCCGTTCGCTACTTCCCGCAGGAAAAGCGCGGTGCAGCGCTCGGGATGACAGCAGTCGGTCTGGCACTTGGTACTGCCATTGCCCCGATTGTAGCAGGACTCGTGACCAGCTTTGCCAGTTGGCGCTTTCTATTCCTGCTGTCTATTCTGCCGCTGATCGCTCTGCCATTTTTCCGTAAATATCTGGATGATGCCAGAGGCACTGCGCAGAAGATCGACTTTCTTGGCGGCGGACTGCTTGGAGGAACGGTGGCTCTGCTGCTGCTGTCTATTTCCCAGAGCAACTGGATTAGTCTGGTGATAGGCATTATTCTGCTCGTACTGTTCATTATTCGTATTCGTACAGCCAAAGAGCCCTTTATCCAGCCCAAGCTGTTCCGCAATCGACAGTATTCGTTCAGTCTGTTTATTGCCTTTCTGGCGACAGGAATGAGCTTTGGATTGCCGTTTCTGACACCACAGTTTCTGTCCAGTCTGAATGGACTATCGCCAGCTATTATTGGCCTGATCATGTTCCCGGCAGCGATCTGCTCGGCAATTCTGGGGCGCCAGGGCGGTAAATTAGCGGATCGCAAAGGTAATTCGTACCTGGTGTATATTGCTACGACGCTGATCTTTATCTGTTTTGTCACCTTATCGATCATGGTAGGCATCTCGCCATATGTAGTCCTGTTCCTGCTGATCTTCGGTAATGTGGGACAGACCTTTATGCAGATTGCCATGTCCAATACCATCTCCCGTACACTGACCAAAGATCAGGTAGGCGTAGGGATGGGCATGTTCTCCCTGCTGAACTTTATCGCCGGCGCGATGGCGACGAGTATTATTGGCAAAGTCATTGATACCGATGCCCAGGGATTCCATCTGAATCCGGCCGCGCTGTTCAGCGAGGCGTATACGTTTAGCAATATTTTCTCTGGATTGGCGCTGCTCGTTGTAGTTGTAATTGTACTGTATACGGTGCAGTCGAGATGGACAGCCGGACAGGCAAAGTAG
- a CDS encoding RHS repeat-associated core domain-containing protein codes for MNTIKRLKVPVVWILSLMLVLEMIGAPAYAAAKSVSKETLSSVQPPSRTAAAQDTDPDQWTTVAKSVYGDVYEETDPEMDALEAKIKQLDYPETNFHMNSFAIQSEIAGLPEPEAITELGEEKIYLLLKDGAEPVDIYWIEYLYRLTGRDGDQIWQDYQEQKIKWAELEQQYSKTSVTEDVYRNVQDDTYGPVLSTQGLHAIRGLTADDSSAPAMTLSAALQSALDDMINDQRIDNLGKQQYDENPENTESISTSTGSLSWDATQIHLPGRDGLDLNIGVHYDSLDTSPYTRKSSKKRSASIYKRSYTYERNDLGMGWSFQLPSIEGGSPNCNNVQYVYHSGTGQSYEFNTYSSFTVEVKKESGSLLVFTKVIPQNEQFSNGELQACILVKHLDGTKEYFSSFGLLIGKVDRYGNTITYHYQDRKVNSDVSVGWGGFVPSYITDTLGRKVTFDYETKLNQGDEFQGENIIVTVYNPQGQPQQKVIYTKSRAKLIENQQDQGYVPILQSITNNMQEKQTFDYNLVNAKFRFKGGVDFVEEPYFLLSQVNSPRSITHYDYETVERMPADFGESIEYRIRSRYDAPLLANGSQGTKMNQVDYTYEGDYTKYRNTFNSWGGLDYSLYHYYQTAHVKSNTASGETRITSHYNGKHLLLSKETKTAQGETVTTNYQQFDPTYEYNPTKIQTIQQDANGTITRYKDITYTDWGGTSAETDDLLESDYNNADTRARHTINYTYDPTYHLPLSKSWYQSDNKQISEQYSYNTSGRLQSTTNAAGEVTNYSYESAPSGPNQIQKVTETRKVRDGMNTSVTTTFGADYNYAYPTEQTQTLTNAGKNTQTVRQTMKYDSGTGLVTEQIDSDGRKTTTTYDALGRPTRIVSPSITNLDGTVYAVEDQYAYTNRAYSTEADSINSGILTMRVDSIRQYTNTSTGATTILTRQSSYYDGMGFLRVDETYNGTNGWTRSQYHPDDQGRAVYAIDPAGNTQTAAYDAWGQQMEFTDAQGNLFVNKAELTQHKAKRFAVAADQVAAYRSNPGNTAIQLNYVEQSYDAYGHMTGMLAYQDGSARSQPIRESYTYDLVGNVLSYIDPNNNRNSSGVTTVFTYDGLNRLTSVQDAMDQTSRYGYDGLGSLSNVTISDTTGKSETLYSKDYNELGQMTKKTDPSGNSTDLTYNQRGLNDQQTDRNGTVTNYQYDERGQNTLATLKGTDGSTLQTKSIFGSDGNLLTDRHELYLNGTKTATQTSTIDKLDRVTNLVSTANGYNAQLNVTYDPLDRIMSQKNSLNGNSLFTNYGYDKSRLTQIQTNGGQTRTTAKTANVQYDYTPLGQVRSITFPTLSDGTTLRESMSYDPLNRLSRLTNAKGDQLLSVYNYQYDANGNITGIKEQVQSGAAQTSTYAYDKLNRLTVVKRADGSETQYTYDLRGNRRTMSDTQELPETEPASYTYDLQNTLTSTTTTKGKTNFEYLPGGLRAKKTTGTKVTHYGYNGAGKVVSDKTADGTASSYIRGDRVLVKKDQTNKKDYYYLYNGHGDVVQMIGTNGSLVNSYRYDEWGNITQQKETVTNEFKYAGEIYDGEIGLYYLKSRYYDPSIGRFLNEDTYEGELTNPLSLNVYTYVHNNPLIHIDPYGNKAWLIHGTFSDGNTWKPEFVDYIEKVFNETSEKLNWSGENNKKARSDAAEEFAGRIYAWQKDHPNEPVRLIGHSHGGNVAIMVANLLKDKVPVDTLVTIATPVREYQLETKVGQHINVYNERDIVQGDMAGHWWLAGTTLTRKFDNADNIYAKDGEQGTKIESHSTMHSDVKIWKKYIEPVLHKGRYWYSGSGGSF; via the coding sequence GTGAATACAATCAAGCGATTAAAAGTTCCGGTAGTGTGGATACTCAGCTTAATGCTGGTGCTGGAGATGATTGGAGCACCAGCATATGCAGCTGCGAAATCTGTATCCAAAGAAACACTCTCTTCCGTTCAACCACCAAGCCGCACTGCAGCGGCACAGGATACAGATCCAGACCAATGGACGACAGTTGCCAAAAGTGTATATGGAGATGTATACGAAGAAACTGATCCTGAAATGGACGCATTGGAAGCGAAGATCAAGCAGCTGGATTACCCGGAAACTAACTTTCACATGAATTCCTTTGCTATTCAATCGGAGATTGCGGGACTTCCAGAACCAGAAGCAATCACTGAACTGGGAGAAGAAAAGATTTATCTGCTGCTCAAAGATGGAGCAGAGCCTGTTGATATTTACTGGATTGAATATCTGTATCGCCTCACAGGCAGAGATGGCGATCAGATATGGCAGGATTACCAGGAGCAGAAAATAAAATGGGCAGAACTGGAGCAACAATACAGCAAAACATCAGTTACGGAAGATGTATACAGAAACGTACAGGATGATACATATGGACCAGTGCTCTCTACACAAGGTCTACATGCGATACGAGGATTGACAGCTGATGATTCCAGCGCTCCTGCAATGACGCTGTCGGCAGCACTGCAAAGTGCATTAGACGATATGATTAATGATCAACGAATCGATAATCTGGGCAAACAGCAATATGATGAGAATCCAGAAAATACAGAAAGTATCAGTACTTCAACCGGAAGTTTGTCATGGGATGCTACACAGATCCATTTGCCGGGACGTGATGGTCTGGATCTGAATATTGGAGTACATTATGATTCTTTAGACACTTCGCCTTATACCAGAAAATCTTCCAAAAAACGTAGTGCCAGTATATACAAACGCAGCTATACTTATGAGCGAAATGATCTGGGGATGGGATGGTCTTTTCAATTGCCTTCCATAGAGGGTGGATCACCTAACTGTAATAATGTTCAGTATGTTTACCATTCCGGCACAGGACAGAGCTATGAATTTAATACGTACTCTTCATTTACTGTCGAGGTGAAGAAAGAGAGTGGTAGTCTTTTAGTATTTACCAAAGTGATTCCTCAAAATGAGCAATTTTCCAATGGAGAATTACAAGCATGTATACTGGTAAAACATCTGGATGGAACCAAGGAATACTTCTCTTCCTTTGGCTTGCTTATTGGCAAAGTAGACAGGTATGGTAATACAATTACGTACCACTATCAGGATCGAAAAGTGAACTCCGATGTATCCGTAGGCTGGGGTGGATTCGTACCATCCTATATTACCGATACGCTTGGACGCAAAGTCACGTTTGATTATGAGACCAAATTGAATCAGGGCGATGAGTTCCAAGGAGAGAATATCATTGTTACCGTATATAATCCGCAGGGTCAGCCCCAGCAAAAAGTAATCTATACCAAAAGCCGGGCTAAGTTAATCGAAAATCAGCAAGATCAAGGGTATGTACCGATACTGCAAAGTATTACTAACAATATGCAGGAAAAGCAAACTTTTGATTATAATCTGGTGAATGCGAAGTTTAGGTTTAAGGGTGGAGTGGACTTTGTAGAAGAACCTTATTTCTTATTAAGTCAGGTCAATTCACCTCGATCTATTACGCATTATGACTATGAGACAGTAGAACGTATGCCAGCTGATTTCGGAGAAAGTATAGAATATAGAATTCGTTCACGCTATGATGCGCCTCTTCTTGCAAACGGAAGCCAGGGAACGAAAATGAATCAGGTTGATTATACGTATGAAGGAGACTATACCAAATATCGTAATACTTTTAATTCATGGGGTGGACTGGATTATAGTCTCTATCATTATTATCAGACTGCCCACGTCAAGAGTAATACAGCATCCGGTGAGACAAGAATTACCAGTCATTACAATGGTAAACACCTGTTGTTATCGAAAGAGACCAAAACAGCTCAAGGCGAGACAGTTACAACGAATTATCAGCAATTTGATCCAACTTATGAATATAACCCTACCAAGATCCAAACAATTCAACAGGATGCGAACGGCACCATCACTCGTTACAAGGATATTACCTATACCGACTGGGGTGGCACATCAGCCGAAACCGATGACCTGCTGGAAAGCGACTATAACAACGCTGATACTAGAGCGCGTCATACTATAAACTATACCTATGATCCGACGTATCATTTGCCACTCAGCAAATCATGGTATCAAAGCGATAACAAACAAATCAGCGAACAATACAGCTATAACACCTCTGGTCGTCTGCAAAGTACAACCAATGCCGCGGGAGAAGTAACCAACTATAGCTATGAGTCTGCACCATCGGGTCCAAACCAGATCCAAAAAGTCACTGAAACTCGCAAGGTGCGCGATGGTATGAACACCAGCGTCACGACAACATTCGGTGCCGATTATAACTATGCCTATCCAACCGAACAGACCCAGACGCTGACCAATGCAGGCAAAAACACACAAACCGTCCGTCAGACGATGAAATACGATAGCGGCACCGGTCTGGTGACAGAGCAAATAGACAGCGATGGACGCAAAACAACGACGACCTACGATGCTCTCGGCCGACCAACCCGGATTGTCTCTCCATCGATCACTAATCTGGATGGCACCGTGTACGCAGTAGAAGACCAGTATGCCTACACCAATCGTGCTTACAGTACTGAGGCAGATAGCATTAATAGCGGTATCCTGACGATGCGAGTGGACAGCATCCGTCAATATACCAATACATCAACAGGTGCGACGACCATACTCACACGCCAGTCTTCCTATTATGATGGTATGGGCTTCCTGCGTGTCGATGAAACGTACAATGGCACCAATGGCTGGACCCGTTCCCAGTATCATCCGGACGATCAGGGGCGTGCCGTCTATGCAATAGACCCGGCTGGCAATACCCAGACTGCAGCCTACGACGCATGGGGCCAGCAGATGGAATTTACAGATGCCCAGGGCAACCTGTTTGTGAATAAAGCCGAGCTGACTCAGCATAAAGCCAAACGATTTGCTGTTGCAGCCGATCAGGTAGCTGCCTATCGCTCCAACCCGGGCAATACAGCGATACAACTTAACTATGTGGAGCAATCCTACGATGCATATGGACATATGACAGGAATGCTCGCTTACCAGGATGGATCAGCTCGCAGCCAGCCAATCAGAGAGAGCTATACGTATGATCTAGTAGGGAACGTGCTGTCTTATATCGATCCGAATAATAACCGCAACAGCAGCGGTGTAACTACAGTCTTTACGTATGACGGATTGAACCGTCTGACTTCTGTACAGGACGCGATGGATCAGACGAGCCGTTATGGATACGACGGGCTGGGCAGTTTGTCCAACGTAACCATTAGCGATACAACAGGCAAAAGTGAGACCCTGTACAGCAAGGATTACAACGAGCTTGGCCAAATGACCAAGAAGACCGATCCATCCGGTAACAGTACCGATCTGACATATAATCAGCGTGGTCTTAACGATCAGCAAACGGATCGCAATGGCACCGTGACGAATTATCAATATGATGAACGCGGTCAAAATACTCTAGCCACTCTGAAAGGGACAGACGGTAGCACACTGCAGACCAAGAGCATCTTTGGCAGTGACGGTAATCTGCTTACCGATCGTCATGAACTATACCTGAATGGTACCAAAACAGCCACGCAGACAAGTACCATCGATAAGCTGGATCGGGTCACCAATCTGGTCTCGACAGCCAATGGATACAATGCACAGCTGAATGTGACATACGATCCGCTGGATCGGATCATGAGCCAAAAAAATAGCTTGAATGGCAATAGCCTGTTCACCAACTATGGCTACGATAAATCCCGTCTAACCCAGATTCAGACCAACGGCGGCCAGACCCGTACAACGGCCAAGACAGCGAATGTTCAATATGACTACACACCGCTCGGTCAAGTACGCAGTATCACGTTCCCTACCCTGTCGGATGGAACGACCTTGCGTGAGAGCATGAGCTACGATCCACTGAATCGATTGTCCCGACTGACCAATGCAAAAGGCGATCAATTGTTGTCAGTATATAACTATCAGTACGATGCCAACGGCAACATTACAGGGATCAAAGAACAAGTGCAGAGCGGTGCAGCTCAGACTTCCACATATGCATATGACAAGTTAAATCGTCTCACAGTAGTGAAAAGAGCCGACGGCAGCGAGACCCAGTATACGTATGACTTGCGTGGTAACCGCAGGACGATGAGTGATACCCAGGAACTGCCGGAGACAGAGCCAGCAAGCTATACGTATGATCTGCAGAATACATTAACATCTACAACCACAACTAAAGGCAAAACTAACTTTGAATATTTACCAGGCGGATTACGAGCCAAAAAAACTACCGGAACTAAAGTTACCCACTACGGTTATAATGGAGCCGGTAAGGTGGTCTCTGACAAAACTGCTGATGGTACAGCATCCAGCTATATTCGCGGTGACCGGGTACTTGTCAAAAAAGACCAAACGAATAAGAAGGATTACTATTATTTGTACAATGGACATGGTGATGTCGTACAGATGATTGGAACAAATGGTAGTCTCGTGAACAGCTATCGTTATGATGAGTGGGGGAACATTACACAGCAAAAAGAGACGGTAACAAATGAGTTTAAGTATGCTGGAGAGATATATGACGGAGAGATAGGATTATATTATTTAAAATCAAGATATTATGATCCAAGTATTGGGAGATTTTTGAATGAAGACACATATGAAGGGGAACTTACAAATCCCTTAAGTTTGAACGTTTATACTTACGTTCATAATAACCCACTGATTCATATTGATCCTTATGGAAATAAAGCTTGGTTAATTCATGGAACTTTTTCTGACGGGAATACTTGGAAACCTGAATTTGTTGATTATATTGAGAAGGTATTCAATGAAACAAGTGAG
- a CDS encoding GlsB/YeaQ/YmgE family stress response membrane protein — MGFIWSLIVGGIIGWIAGMIVGRDIPGGIIGNIIAGFIGGWLGNMLLGHWGPEIGGFFVIQSIIGAVILVFIASMIFRSMRRTRS; from the coding sequence ATGGGATTCATTTGGTCATTAATCGTAGGTGGTATTATTGGTTGGATCGCAGGCATGATCGTAGGCCGCGATATTCCGGGTGGTATCATTGGTAATATTATCGCAGGTTTCATCGGTGGTTGGTTGGGTAACATGCTGCTGGGTCACTGGGGCCCGGAAATCGGTGGATTCTTCGTTATCCAATCGATTATCGGTGCAGTCATCCTGGTATTCATTGCTAGCATGATCTTCCGTTCGATGCGTCGCACACGCAGCTAA
- a CDS encoding mechanosensitive ion channel family protein, with protein MNLIDGLIQWYYNVRWIDLFVSIVILVLFLLFRKLFTRYLFAFVIGRFKNHPALIRWAEAFEKPLQYFFILIGTYAALRYFMHEQWSFVIDINRIYRSISVVLLGWGFYNVSAASSILLEGVGKKFGLDATSMIIPFLSKLIRFIVVVLAVTSIGAEWGFSINGVVAGMGLGTLAISLAAQESLSNIIAGIVIILEKPFSKGDWISTPDIEGIVEDITFRSSKIRTFTDALVIVPNSKLASSAITNGSQMGKRKIFFNIKLSLQTPGDRIQRIVDRLTEHLENDEAVAPGSVMVKFNEFYESSLGIMVQCFTKSPAWGDNLEYRQKLNLLVMQILHEEEAKLAYPTHRVLVQEPDKA; from the coding sequence ATGAACCTTATTGATGGCTTGATACAATGGTATTATAACGTGCGCTGGATCGATCTGTTCGTATCCATCGTCATTTTGGTTTTATTTCTGTTATTTCGCAAGTTGTTTACCCGATATCTGTTTGCATTTGTAATCGGGCGCTTCAAAAATCATCCGGCACTGATTCGCTGGGCCGAAGCATTTGAGAAGCCGCTGCAGTATTTCTTTATCCTGATCGGTACATATGCGGCACTGCGCTACTTTATGCATGAGCAGTGGAGCTTTGTGATTGATATCAACCGGATTTATCGCAGCATCAGCGTGGTCCTGCTGGGCTGGGGATTCTATAATGTATCTGCTGCCTCTTCGATCCTGCTGGAAGGTGTAGGCAAGAAGTTCGGTCTCGATGCGACCAGCATGATTATTCCCTTCCTCTCCAAATTGATCCGGTTTATCGTGGTGGTGCTGGCGGTGACCAGCATCGGTGCAGAATGGGGATTCAGCATTAACGGGGTAGTCGCCGGTATGGGTCTGGGTACGCTCGCTATTTCACTGGCTGCCCAGGAATCGCTCAGTAACATCATTGCCGGGATCGTGATTATTCTGGAAAAGCCTTTTTCCAAAGGAGACTGGATCTCCACACCGGATATTGAAGGCATCGTAGAGGATATTACATTCCGCAGCTCCAAAATACGTACATTTACCGATGCTCTGGTGATTGTGCCAAATTCCAAGCTGGCGTCATCTGCGATTACGAACGGCAGCCAGATGGGCAAACGCAAAATCTTTTTCAATATCAAGCTGTCGCTGCAGACGCCGGGAGACCGTATTCAGCGAATCGTCGATCGTCTGACTGAACATCTGGAAAATGACGAAGCTGTCGCGCCAGGATCAGTGATGGTCAAATTCAATGAATTCTACGAAAGCAGTCTGGGGATTATGGTACAGTGCTTTACCAAATCCCCTGCCTGGGGAGACAATCTGGAGTACCGCCAGAAGCTGAATCTGCTGGTTATGCAGATTCTTCATGAGGAAGAAGCCAAATTGGCTTATCCTACCCATCGTGTACTCGTTCAAGAACCGGACAAAGCCTAA
- a CDS encoding manganese catalase family protein, whose product MFTRLDQIMIEIPDVDRPDPNAAAAVQELLGGKFGEMSTLNNYLYQSFNFRNKTKLKPFYDLVTSITAEELGHVELVAHGINKIQAGSTSYKQPDDTPLDSVKNARLSYPYLAGAQGAMPRDSMGRPWTGDNVFNSGNLVEDLLHNFFLECGARTHKMKVYEMTDHPAAREVVGFLLVRGGVHVVAYAKALQMATGVDVTKLVPVPSLSNKAFNEARKYEDKGVHTKLYTHSTEDFKAIDQIWKGTHPEDGLPLEVIHGFPEGVPVPEYPEVEEEFAPGISQEDFAEIAKRLKANGNIK is encoded by the coding sequence ATGTTCACACGTCTTGACCAGATTATGATCGAAATACCGGATGTGGACCGTCCCGACCCTAATGCAGCAGCTGCTGTACAGGAGCTGCTGGGCGGCAAATTCGGCGAAATGTCGACTCTGAACAATTATCTGTACCAGTCTTTTAACTTCCGCAACAAGACCAAGCTCAAGCCATTCTACGATCTGGTAACGAGTATTACCGCCGAAGAACTGGGTCATGTCGAGCTCGTCGCTCACGGGATTAACAAGATTCAAGCCGGCTCAACTTCGTATAAGCAGCCGGATGATACCCCTCTTGATTCAGTAAAAAATGCAAGGCTGAGTTATCCATACCTCGCTGGCGCCCAGGGTGCTATGCCGCGTGACTCCATGGGCCGACCATGGACAGGCGACAATGTGTTCAACAGCGGTAATCTGGTAGAGGATCTGCTGCACAACTTCTTCCTGGAGTGTGGTGCCAGAACACATAAGATGAAAGTGTATGAAATGACTGATCATCCGGCTGCCCGCGAAGTCGTAGGCTTCCTGCTGGTTCGCGGTGGTGTGCACGTTGTAGCGTATGCCAAAGCTCTGCAAATGGCTACCGGCGTGGATGTCACCAAGCTCGTACCTGTTCCTTCATTAAGCAACAAAGCATTCAATGAAGCACGTAAATACGAGGACAAAGGTGTTCATACCAAGCTGTATACTCACAGCACCGAAGACTTCAAAGCGATCGACCAGATCTGGAAAGGTACTCATCCGGAAGATGGTTTGCCACTGGAAGTCATCCATGGCTTCCCTGAAGGTGTGCCTGTACCCGAGTATCCGGAAGTGGAAGAAGAGTTTGCACCAGGCATTTCCCAGGAAGATTTTGCCGAGATTGCCAAACGACTCAAAGCAAACGGCAATATTAAATAA
- a CDS encoding MarR family winged helix-turn-helix transcriptional regulator codes for MDSRTVPSSEMMDSPAHIVKVLYIMIRREIETVLRPLGLTPQQGQALYALSQSPGLTNRELEQQLMIEKSSVTSLMNGMEKKGWVIRRSHPEDARMRQNELTASGQQIHQAAHAAVEEVKLRSRSALTAEELQQLTGLLSKLHQVYHPS; via the coding sequence ATGGATTCCCGTACTGTACCTTCCAGCGAGATGATGGACAGTCCTGCTCATATCGTCAAAGTACTATATATTATGATCCGGCGCGAGATTGAGACTGTACTGCGTCCGCTGGGACTGACGCCTCAGCAGGGACAGGCGCTGTATGCTCTATCCCAATCACCTGGTCTGACCAACCGAGAACTGGAACAACAGCTGATGATCGAGAAATCCAGCGTGACCAGCCTGATGAACGGCATGGAGAAAAAAGGCTGGGTTATTCGCCGTAGCCATCCGGAAGATGCACGTATGCGCCAGAATGAATTGACTGCATCCGGTCAGCAGATTCACCAGGCCGCTCATGCTGCGGTAGAAGAGGTCAAGCTGCGTTCCCGCAGTGCCCTGACTGCAGAGGAGCTTCAGCAGCTTACCGGATTATTATCCAAATTACATCAGGTCTACCATCCATCTTGA